One Littorina saxatilis isolate snail1 linkage group LG1, US_GU_Lsax_2.0, whole genome shotgun sequence genomic window carries:
- the LOC138960954 gene encoding 26S proteasome non-ATPase regulatory subunit 7-like — protein MSPPDPNKISNVVVHPLVLLSVVDHFNRMGKVGNVKRVVGVLLGANRGGVLDVSNSFAVPFDEDDKDRDVWFLDHDYLENMYGMFKKVNARERVVGWYHTGPKLHHNDIAINEMVRKYCPNSVLVVIDAKPKDLGLPTEGYIAVEEVHDDGSPTTKTFDHVPSEIGAEEAEEVGVEHLLRDIKDTTVGTLSQRITNQLMGLKGLHSHIRDIDSYVGKVVAGKLPINHAVVYQLQDIFNLLPDVKLGNFVRSMYVKTNDQMLVVYLASLIRSIIALHNLIDNKIQNRDAEKNEGKDPKKEKKEEKGDGDTAKKDDKSKKAVDEKAAAKSKK, from the exons ATGTCGCCACCAGATCCAAACAAAATCAGCAATGTCGTTGTGCACCCGCTTGTGCTGCTCAGTGTCGTTGATCACTTCAATAGAATGGGAAAAGTCGGCAACGTGAAACGAGTGGTTGGTGTTTTGTTAGGTGCCAACAGAGGAGGTGTTCTTGATGTGTCCAATAGTTTTGCAG TTCCTTTCGATGAAGATGACAAGGACAGAGATGTATGGTTCCTTGATCACGATTACCTGGAGAACATGTATGGCATGTTCAAAAAGGTCAATG CTCGCGAGAGGGTTGTTGGCTGGTACCACACAGGCCCCAAGCTGCACCACAACGACATTGCCATCAACGAGATGGTCCGCAAATACTGCCCCAACTCT GTGCTGGTGGTGATTGATGCCAAGCCCAAGGACCTGGGTCTGCCCACTGAGGGCTACATCGCCGTGGAGGAGGTGCATGAT GATGGTTCCCCGACCACAAAGACGTTTGATCATGTACCCAGTGAGATCGGTGCTGAGGAAGCGGAGGAGGTTGGAGTGGAACATCTCTTGAG GGACATCAAAGACACGACGGTAGGAACGCTGTCCCAGCGAATCACCAACCAGCTGATGGGACTCAAGGGGCTGCACTCTCACATACGAGACATTGACTCCTATGTGGGCAAGGTGGTGGCAGGCAAGCTTCCAATCAACCATGCG GTGGTGTACCAGTTACAGGACATCTTCAACCTGCTGCCGGACGTGAAGCTGGGCAACTTTGTGCGCTCCATGTACGTGAAGACCAACGACCAGATGCTAGTCGTCTACCTCGCCTCCCTCATCCGCTCCATCATCGCCCTCCACAACCTCATCGACAACAAGATCCAGAACCGCGACGCCGAGAAGAACGAGGGCAAGGACCccaagaaagagaagaaagaggagAAGGGCGATGGCGACACGGCCAAGAAAGACGACAAGAGCAAGAAGGCCGTTGACGAAAAGGCAGCCGCCAAGAGCAAGAAGTGA
- the LOC138960943 gene encoding trichohyalin-like, which translates to MDNYGKGDRIPREDLHNQDHRLTNKHVKTLAFLQELAKENKELKQRVEELENERGKCKEIHALAEDSQNRIKEIQEKYLARADEINQMLSEQHRNEMMQVLDEKMETERSLKEEILKLRHEIESLQRTNVELREESHEDAEKQKMRDRNTELELLVEGLQIEMKDLTAEKDKLHTSLEEAKEQASQMHQLQELRTLNQNLTDELREVNQKNLEYVYKIEKLEQEVKDNSTEKDQTVLVEAMKNKMEKLMKEKELALMREDDARHDCEETRALNEEMEKRLRLLAEEQTKLIQEQGALYIEYGKLSKRLRQDEDKAAFREFVALKRELIATKNENEILRLKVRTSSNTLPMLKEDLPPPAAKPLTKKGKKKLLAITLAHGTGTAAQ; encoded by the exons ATGGATAACTACGGTAAAGGCGACAGGATCCCGCGGGAGGACCTTCACAATCAGGATCACCGACTGACAAACAAGCACGTGAAAACTCTGGCTTTTCTGCAAGAACtcgcaaaagaaaacaaagagctGAAGCAGAGAGTGGAAGAACTGGAG AATGAAAGGGGGAAGTGTAAAGAAATACATGCTCTGGCAGAGGACAGTCAGAATAGAATCAAAGAAATCCAGGAAAAGTATCTTGCAAGAGCTGATGAAATCAACCAGATGCTCTCCGAGCAGCACCGCAATGAG ATGATGCAAGTACTGGATGAGAAAATGGAAACAGAAAGAAGTCTGAAAGAAGAAATACTGAAG CTACGGCATGAGATAGAATCATTACAAAGGACAAACGTGGAACTGCGGGAAGAATCTCACGAGGATGCAGAAAAGCAGAAAATGCGTGACAGAAATACC GAGCTGGAACTACTCGTTGAAGGCCTGCAGATTGAGATGAAGGACTTGACGGCGGAGAAAGACAAGCTGCACACGTCACTGGAAGAAGCCAAAGAGCAGGCGTCACAGATGCACCAGCTGCAAGAGTTGCGCACCTTGAACCAGAATCTGACGGACGAGCTGCGAGAAGTCAACCAGAAGAACTTGGAGTATGTGTACAAAATCGAAAAGCTCGAACAAGAAGTGAAGGACAACTCCACAGAAAAGGATCAGACTGTACTGGTGGAGGccatgaaaaacaaaatggagaAGCTGATGAAAGAGAAAGAACTGGCTTTAATGCGGGAGGATGATGCGAGACACGATTGTGAGGAGACGAGAGCTCTGAATGAAGAAATGGAGAAACGTTTGCGTTTACTGGCGGAGGAGCAAACCAAGCTGATCCAAGAACAAGGAGCACTTTACATCGAGTACGGGAAGCTCAGTAAACGGCTTCGGCAGGATGAGGACAAAGCAGCGTTCAGAGAGTTTGTGGCTTTGAAACGAGAACTGATTGCGACGAAAAACGAGAACGAGATTCTGAGGTTGAAAGTTCGAACATCTTCCAACACTCTTCCTATGCTAAAGGAAGATCTTCCGCCACCTGCTGCTAAACCCTTgaccaaaaaaggaaaaaagaaactgCTGGCGATCACTTTAGCTCATGGTACAGGAACTGCAGCGCAATGA